From Danio rerio strain Tuebingen ecotype United States chromosome 7, GRCz12tu, whole genome shotgun sequence, the proteins below share one genomic window:
- the LOC141375164 gene encoding uncharacterized protein yields the protein MALQLCVSGCGGFLAPYDGHDHCIACLGVQHVNAVLAGGSCRHCDAMTVAQLRSRLTFARERATPVASCSKKAAGARADLRVSAGDNPPPTGSRTSRSSRRSIQASGGESDPSNQMVALTLADTGDQMSSAASEGGLSLSDEDPDPLAPSGQVSAVKSDPEADMLAVLSRAASAVGLEMVYPPAPRPDRLDGCYVEDQKAKPSKPLVPFFPEVHSRLTQSWRAPFSARAASASALTALDGGAARGYEAIPSVERAIAVNLCPRGASMWRGLPRLPSKACRLSASLGARAYKAAGQAASALHAMATYQRYQAQALAELHEGGSNPSLLHELRTATDYALRTTKSAACALGRTMSTLVVQERHLWLNLADMRDVDKVRFLDSPISQAGLFGDTVGEFTQEFKAVKEQSDAMGNVIYRRGRKPAPPAEPSTSAVPRRGRPPTSAAPPPPAPPAKRVRRSPRKQAAPPAQGAVKSGKRTAKRP from the coding sequence atggcgctccaactgtgcgtttctggatgcgggggtttcctggctccgtatgatggacacgatcactgcattgcatgtttgggggtccagcatgttaatgcggtgctcgcgggcggttcatgtcgtcattgcgatgccatgaccgttgcacagctaagatcgcggctaactttcgcaagagagcgagccaccccagttgcctcctgttctaaaaaagcagcgggcgctcgggcagatctgagggtttcagcgggagataatccgccgcccacgggctcgcggacctctcgctcctcacggcgctccatccaagcttcgggtggtgagagtgatccgtctaaccagatggtagctctcacactcgctgacaccggagatcagatgtcctccgcggcatcggagggtgggctttcactgtccgacgaagatccggacccgctcgccccctctgggcaggtgagcgctgtcaaatcggatcctgaagcggacatgttagccgtgctttcccgggctgcttcggccgtggggttggagatggtttatcccccagctccgcgtccggaccgactagatgggtgctacgtagaggaccagaaggcgaagccttcgaagcctctcgtccccttcttcccggaagtgcacagtaggctcacgcagtcttggagggcacctttctctgcccgtgctgcgagtgcctccgccctcaccgcccttgacggcggagctgccagggggtatgaggcgatcccgtcagtggagcgcgctatcgcggtcaatctttgtccgcgcggcgcctctatgtggcggggtttgccccgcctcccgtccaaagcctgtaggttgtctgcctccctcggagccagagcttataaggctgcgggccaggctgcttctgctttgcacgcgatggccacctaccagcgctaccaagcgcaggcgctggccgagctgcacgagggcgggtccaacccaagcttattacatgagctgcgcaccgcgaccgactatgctcttcggactactaagtctgccgcgtgtgcgctggggaggacgatgtccacacttgtggttcaggaacgccacctctggctaaacctggccgatatgcgcgacgttgacaaagttcgctttcttgactcgcccatatcccaggctggcctgttcggcgacaccgtcggtgaattcacccaggaattcaaggcggtgaaagagcagtcggatgcaatgggcaatgtcatctatcggcgtggccgtaagcccgctccgcccgccgagccatccacctccgctgttcctcgccgagggcgcccgccaacgagtgctgccccgcccccgcctgcgcctccggccaagcgggtgcggcgttcacctcgaaagcaggcagcccctcctgcccagggcgccgttaagtccggtaaacggaccgcgaagcgtccctga